The Candidatus Delongbacteria bacterium genomic sequence AGTCCGCTTACAGGCTTTCTAAATGAATAGTTTTTCTATTGTATTACCAATAAAAAAAGTCACTTTAACAGTGACTTTTTTTATGCTCTAATTTTATTATGATTTATATGTAAATTACTAAAAACAACTAAATTATTATGTTTACAATACAAAAAAATATTATTAAATATTAGCAATTAAATAAGGGGAGGGGATGTGAAAATAAAGATACTAACCATCATGGTTGTGGTAGCATGTTTAATGGCTTCAGAGAATTATCTAAAATCTATGTCAAAACATTTTTTATATGATACTTTGAAATTACCAACAGATACTTTTGAAGATTATATTTCTAGAAGAACTGGAGAAGAAAAGATAAAAACATTAAAAAAAACATCTTCTAGAACAAATGCTGTACTTGTGATTGCTGAAAGCTCAATATACACTATTTGTAAAGATAAAATTGACAGATATGTAGAAGATGTAGAATCCTGCCTCGGATATGAGATATCTCTTTTAACAGTTACAGAATCCGTTACACCAGAGGATATTAAGCAGGAAATCTTAAATTCTTACAATGACAACAACATCAGTGGAGCTGTTTTAATAGGTGATGTATCGACTGCATGGTATGAGGTTGAAAACGATTTCGGATCATATGGATATGCTGTTTTTCCAATAGATCTTTTTTATATGGATTTAGATGGAGTTTGGCTAGATAACGACGGAAACAACCGCTATGATAAACATTTGAACAATGTTGAACCAGAAATATTTATTGGTAGAATTAATACTTCCACAATGAATCAATTAGGATCCGAAGAGATACTTTTAAATCAGTACTTGGACAAAAATCATCAATTTTGGTTAGGTAACATTGAAATGACAAATAAAATCTCATTGTCTTATACTGATAGTGATTGGACTCCATATGATGATATGAAACATGATATACAATATCTTTATGGTTTGGAAAATCATGAATCTATCGAATATGGTGATGAATTCTTTTCAAGAACAGATTATCTTCAAAAAGTTACAGATGATACTTATGGTATGATACAATTTGCGTGTCATTCGTCATGGGAAGCTCATTATATGACCGACGAACCATTGATTTACACTAATAATTTATTTAATCTTCCACCTGAAAGTATCGCTTACAACCTGTTTTGTTGTAGTGGTTGCAGATGGACAGCCCCAATGGCACCAGATAATGGATTTTTAGGTGGAGCTTACGTTTACAATGGTGGTCAAAATACTTTGTTTGCTGTAGGAAGTACAAAAACAGGATCGATGCTTGGCTTTGCAAATTATTATATTCCACTGGGAAATGGAGATATAAACGGAGAAGCAATGAAAACTTGGTGGATAGACAATCTTGGAAATGAACATGATAGCGATGAAATTTCATGGTTTTATGGAATGACAATTGTCGGAGATCCAATGGTTAGTATGAAGTACACACCTACAAAGGTTTATGAAACAAATGTATCAAGTATGAACCTTATTAGCTGCTATCCTAATCCTTTCAATCCAACAACTGAAATATTATTCACTTGTAATTCTAATGATAATGTTGAACTTTCAGTTTATGATATAAATGGCGCACATATTAATACTCTTATAAATGATACCTTTTCTTCTGGAACACACTCAGTTCATTTTAACGCAGAAAATTTATCATCAGGAACATACTTAGCAAAAGTAAAAATCAATAAACTTCAAAGTCAAACTATAAAATTGGTTCTAATAAAGTAGTTCTGATATGCGATTTGTACATATCACTTAAAAGACTCAATAATTGAGTCTTTTTACTATTATAAACTTCTCCAGGCTCTGTCATAATATCTGAAAATAACATTATTTAAAATTGTGTTAACTTCAACTGAGTTCTTATCTAGAATACCTTTTCCAAATATCATAGAAGATTTAAATATTTCATCAGTAAAAAATTTTGACTCTTTATCTTCTTTCAGCTTATCAGCCTGGACAATGAAGTCTTGTAGAATTTCAACAGAATTTGCACCCAACCAGAAACCCCACTCTCCAAATGATGGAACATTTTGGTGGTAAGGTCTGGTGGAAAAACCAACGGCTTCCATTGTTTTTCCAATACACAAAAAAGCCTCATTGGCATGATAAGGTGAAGTTGATTGCTGAACAATAACGCCATTTCTTGATAATTTTGATTTCAATCTGGCATAAAATTCCACTGAATACAGTTTTGATAGTTCAACGCTATTAGGATCTGGAAAATCAATAATTATTACATCGAATAAACCCTTAACTTGCTCTATATATGAAAAGGCATCCATGTTTATTACATGTAGAACCGCAGTTGAATCCTCAGAGTAATTCATACTATTCCAATTTGGTGAATAAAGTGTGTATTTATCACCTGGACTTATCGCATTAGTTTGAATAATATTAACTCTGCTATCAGTCATTGATGAATCATTAAGAGCTAAAAAAATCTTATTTTGTGATGCCAAATCAGTCATAAACGGATCAATATCCACTAAAGTAACATTTTTCACCTTGTCAAATTTCA encodes the following:
- a CDS encoding T9SS type A sorting domain-containing protein — protein: MKIKILTIMVVVACLMASENYLKSMSKHFLYDTLKLPTDTFEDYISRRTGEEKIKTLKKTSSRTNAVLVIAESSIYTICKDKIDRYVEDVESCLGYEISLLTVTESVTPEDIKQEILNSYNDNNISGAVLIGDVSTAWYEVENDFGSYGYAVFPIDLFYMDLDGVWLDNDGNNRYDKHLNNVEPEIFIGRINTSTMNQLGSEEILLNQYLDKNHQFWLGNIEMTNKISLSYTDSDWTPYDDMKHDIQYLYGLENHESIEYGDEFFSRTDYLQKVTDDTYGMIQFACHSSWEAHYMTDEPLIYTNNLFNLPPESIAYNLFCCSGCRWTAPMAPDNGFLGGAYVYNGGQNTLFAVGSTKTGSMLGFANYYIPLGNGDINGEAMKTWWIDNLGNEHDSDEISWFYGMTIVGDPMVSMKYTPTKVYETNVSSMNLISCYPNPFNPTTEILFTCNSNDNVELSVYDINGAHINTLINDTFSSGTHSVHFNAENLSSGTYLAKVKINKLQSQTIKLVLIK